One genomic segment of Brassica napus cultivar Da-Ae chromosome A3, Da-Ae, whole genome shotgun sequence includes these proteins:
- the LOC125593435 gene encoding exocyst complex component EXO70B1-like — MEKNDKDPDLHHDDDHNNDKSKEEEKGDTVSDDVDVDKKENVDGSNAETDHVDPGDNADKVNSPLGQEEAPPEIPQTIESLSEELDQLLASLSLHKEEHKDVTEEEKGEEGNYFQIPQFVGKFLDLFEDKLSKHDTVDPKTTWYQDPEEVSSLLEAVDRVSKLMELLLNTKSCLDHHESLINHAGSIQQRAMAFLEDEFRVLLEESVIKEPAVVTEDQQDHHNDSQDQDNVNNVPEGGDEKIEYPGYSEEMVVLLRKIVERMKGAGYGCECKEAYLVGRRNILMRTLKQECEFEKVSIDEVQKMSWGELETEIPIWNKTVKDCSSLFFPGELKLAEKIFPGDEGSLFNIVTHGLAIQFLGFAEAVAMTRRSTEKLFKILDIYETLRDGFPAIEELFTEELRSELRSEVTSARSRLGETAINIFSDLENSIKSDSSKTPVPGGAVHPLTRYTMNYLKYSCEYKGTLEQVFKSHSKMEEEESTERAFANQLMRIMDLLDGNMEAKSKLYKDIPLSCIFMMNNGRYIVQKIKGSAEIHEVMGDTWCRKRSSELRTYHKNYQRETWGKLLGFLGHEGLMHNNKIVKPNLKERFKSFNATFDEIHKTQTTWVVNDEQLQSELRVSITAVMIPAYRAFMARFGQYLDPGRQTEKYVKYQPEDIEDLIDQLFEGNTSSSSTATAKRRT, encoded by the coding sequence ATGGAGAAGAACGACAAGGACCCTGATCTTCATCATGATGATGATCATAATAATGACAAATCTAAGGAAGAGGAGAAAGGAGACACCGTTTCAGATGATGTCGATGTTGATAAAAAAGAGAATGTCGATGGTAGTAATGCTGAGACAGATCACGTCGATCCAGGAGACAATGCCGACAAGGTTAACTCACCATTAGGACAAGAAGAAGCACCACCAGAGATTCCTCAAACCATCGAGTCCTTATCCGAAGAGCTCGACCAGCTTCTCGCGAGCCTCTCCCTTCACAAAGAGGAGCACAAAGACGTCACCGAGGAGGAGAAAGGAGAGGAAGGTAATTATTTTCAGATCCCGCAGTTCGTTGGCAAGTTCTTGGATCTCTTCGAGGATAAACTCTCCAAACACGACACCGTCGACCCTAAAACGACGTGGTATCAAGATCCAGAGGAGGTATCTTCCCTTCTCGAAGCTGTTGATCGTGTCTCAAAGCTTATGGAGCTGTTGCTCAACACCAAATCTTGTTTGGACCATCACGAGTCGTTGATCAACCACGCTGGATCGATCCAGCAGCGTGCGATGGCCTTTTTGGAAGATGAGTTCCGTGTCCTTTTAGAAGAGTCTGTGATCAAGGAGCCTGCGGTGGTCACGGAGGATCAACAAGATCACCACAACGACTCGCAAGATCAGGACAATGTAAACAACGTTCCTGAAGGCGGCGATGAGAAGATTGAATACCCTGGCTACTCTGAAGAGATGGTTGTCTTGCTGAGGAAGATAGTGGAGAGGATGAAAGGAGCAGGGTACGGATGCGAGTGCAAAGAGGCTTACTTGGTCGGGAGAAGGAACATCTTGATGCGTACGTTGAAACAAGAGTGTGAGTTTGAGAAAGTGAGCATAGACGAGGTTCAGAAGATGAGCTGGGGAGAGCTGGAGACAGAGATACCTATTTGGAACAAGACTGTTAAAGACTGCTCTTCCCTCTTCTTCCCTGGGGAGCTCAAACTCGCGGAGAAGATCTTCCCAGGGGACGAGGGGAGCTTGTTCAACATCGTCACGCACGGGCTAGCCATCCAGTTCTTGGGCTTCGCCGAGGCCGTGGCCATGACCAGACGGTCCACCGAGAAGCTCTTCAAGATCCTTGACATCTACGAGACTCTTAGAGACGGCTTCCCAGCCATTGAGGAGCTCTTCACTGAAGAGCTCCGCAGCGAGCTGAGGAGCGAGGTGACCAGCGCTCGCTCCCGCTTAGGAGAGACAGCTATTAACATATTCTCGGATCTCGAGAACTCTATCAAATCAGATTCTAGCAAGACCCCTGTGCCAGGGGGCGCGGTGCACCCCCTCACCAGGTACACCATGAACTACCTCAAGTACTCGTGCGAATACAAAGGCACGTTGGAGCAAGTGTTCAAGTCTCACTCCaagatggaggaggaggagtctACGGAGAGAGCCTTTGCGAACCAGCTGATGAGGATCATGGACCTGTTGGACGGGAACATGGAGGCGAAGTCGAAGCTGTACAAAGATATACCACTGAGCTGCATCTTCATGATGAACAACGGGAGATACATAGTGCAGAAGATCAAAGGATCGGCGGAGATTCACGAGGTGATGGGAGACACATGGTGCAGGAAGAGGTCGTCGGAGCTGAGGACTTATCACAAGAACTACCAGAGAGAGACGTGGGGGAAGCTGCTGGGATTCTTGGGGCACGAGGGGCTGATGCACAACAACAAGATAGTGAAGCCTAATTTGAAGGAGAGGTTCAAGAGCTTTAATGCGACGTTCGACGAGATACACAAGACGCAGACCACTTGGGTGGTTAATGATGAGCAGCTGCAGAGTGAGCTGAGGGTTTCTATAACCGCGGTGATGATACCTGCCTATAGGGCCTTCATGGCTAGGTTTGGACAGTACTTGGATCCTGGTCGTCAGACAGAGAAGTATGTTAAGTACCAGCCTGAGGATATAGAGGATCTCATCGACCAGCTCTTTGAAGGCAACACTTCCTCCTCTTCAACCGCCACCGCCAAGCGAAGAACGTAG